The following proteins come from a genomic window of Oricola thermophila:
- a CDS encoding bifunctional 2-C-methyl-D-erythritol 4-phosphate cytidylyltransferase/2-C-methyl-D-erythritol 2,4-cyclodiphosphate synthase, whose translation MQLKPDFAVAIVAAGRGERAGGDGPKQYRSLAGIPVIARTVQAFRDWQPDCRIVVVRHNDDEALLANALGDQLATVTAVPGGPSRQASVLCGLRALAESGRPPAHVLVHDAARPFVSPGLLDRMMAAITDDPEAGVIPGLPVTETLKKVGNGRLIDQTVPRNNLYRAQTPQAFPFARILELHERAASETEFEFTDDASLYEWAMMPVHVIEGDTRNLKLTYPDDFAEAERMLTSEPRDAIPDIRVGHGYDTHQLIAGDSVILCGVEIPHDRSLSGHSDADVGLHALTDALLATIGAGDIGSHFPPSDPQWKGASSDIFLDHAAALVRNAGGRITHCDVTIVCEAPRIGPHRDAMRKAVADTIGIDVGRVSVKATTNEKIGFVGRQEGIVALATATAVFPTQGDISDE comes from the coding sequence ATGCAACTCAAGCCCGATTTCGCGGTCGCCATCGTTGCAGCCGGGCGGGGCGAGCGCGCCGGCGGGGATGGTCCGAAACAATACCGTTCCCTCGCGGGCATCCCGGTGATTGCCCGCACCGTGCAGGCATTTCGCGATTGGCAACCGGATTGCCGCATTGTCGTCGTTCGTCACAATGACGACGAAGCCTTGCTGGCAAATGCCCTTGGGGACCAGCTGGCCACCGTTACGGCGGTTCCCGGCGGACCGTCCAGGCAGGCCTCGGTCCTCTGCGGCTTGCGAGCCCTTGCCGAAAGCGGGCGTCCCCCCGCACATGTTCTTGTCCACGATGCGGCGCGGCCGTTTGTCTCGCCCGGTCTTCTCGACCGGATGATGGCCGCGATCACGGATGATCCCGAAGCAGGCGTCATCCCCGGCCTGCCCGTCACCGAAACGCTGAAGAAGGTTGGCAACGGTCGGTTGATCGACCAAACGGTGCCGCGCAACAACCTTTATCGGGCACAAACGCCGCAGGCCTTTCCCTTTGCAAGGATCCTGGAACTTCATGAACGAGCAGCATCGGAGACCGAGTTCGAGTTCACCGACGACGCGTCGCTCTACGAATGGGCCATGATGCCCGTCCACGTCATCGAGGGCGACACCCGGAACTTGAAGCTGACCTATCCAGACGATTTTGCCGAGGCAGAACGCATGCTGACATCCGAGCCGAGAGACGCCATTCCCGATATCCGTGTCGGCCATGGCTACGACACCCATCAGCTCATCGCGGGCGACTCGGTCATTCTATGCGGTGTCGAAATCCCCCATGATCGCAGCCTTTCAGGTCATTCCGATGCCGATGTCGGCCTTCATGCCCTGACCGATGCACTGCTGGCCACCATCGGCGCCGGCGATATCGGCAGCCATTTTCCGCCAAGCGACCCGCAATGGAAGGGTGCATCTTCCGACATTTTTCTTGATCACGCGGCGGCGCTCGTTCGCAATGCCGGCGGGCGCATTACCCATTGCGATGTTACAATTGTCTGCGAGGCGCCGAGGATTGGTCCGCATCGCGACGCCATGCGCAAGGCTGTCGCGGACACAATCGGCATTGACGTCGGACGCGTCTCGGTCAAGGCGACAACCAACGAAAAGATTGGCTTTGTGGGAAGACAGGAAGGCATCGTGGCGCTGGCTACGGCTACTGCAGTCTTTCCCACCCAGGGAGACATATCCGATGAATGA
- a CDS encoding CinA family protein, producing the protein MNDNGIPDEVHDRVSALLDLCTDKKVLVATAESCTGGLVSATLTEIPGSSAMLDRGFVTYSNEAKSDLLGVPAEMIERHGAVSGEVAAAMAEGALARSNADVTIAITGIAGPDGGTDLKPVGLVWFGCAANWAPTFVHKSVFPSQGRAFIRQAAVMTAIEILTGTVKLAPDASMEV; encoded by the coding sequence ATGAATGACAATGGCATTCCCGACGAGGTCCACGACCGTGTCAGTGCCCTTCTCGATCTGTGCACGGACAAAAAGGTATTGGTCGCAACGGCCGAATCCTGCACCGGAGGCCTTGTGTCGGCGACACTGACAGAGATACCGGGCTCGTCTGCAATGCTGGACCGTGGCTTCGTTACCTATTCGAACGAAGCTAAATCGGATTTGCTCGGCGTGCCAGCGGAGATGATCGAACGCCATGGTGCCGTATCCGGTGAGGTCGCGGCTGCGATGGCAGAGGGTGCGCTCGCCCGCTCAAATGCAGATGTAACGATCGCCATTACGGGCATCGCCGGTCCGGACGGCGGCACGGATCTGAAACCGGTCGGCCTCGTCTGGTTCGGCTGCGCGGCGAACTGGGCTCCGACATTCGTTCACAAGTCCGTCTTTCCGAGCCAAGGCAGGGCATTCATTCGCCAGGCGGCGGTAATGACGGCCATCGAGATACTGACGGGAACGGTCAAGCTGGCGCCGGACGCGAGCATGGAAGTCTAG
- a CDS encoding type II toxin-antitoxin system RatA family toxin, whose protein sequence is MPKFQDTTPVPHSAAQMFELVADIERYPEFLPMCEALRIRDRRERDGKTMLVADMTVGYKMVRETFTTQVLLKPDELAIDVSYVDGPFRYLDNRWRFEDRLGGGSNVHFCIDYEFRNRALGMLMGAMFDKAFHMFSQAFRNRAVAIYGDPERTVANA, encoded by the coding sequence ATGCCGAAGTTTCAGGACACGACGCCCGTCCCGCACAGCGCCGCGCAGATGTTCGAACTGGTGGCGGATATCGAACGCTATCCCGAATTCCTGCCGATGTGTGAAGCGCTCAGGATCAGGGATCGGCGCGAGCGCGATGGCAAGACGATGCTGGTCGCGGACATGACGGTCGGCTACAAGATGGTGCGCGAGACCTTTACCACTCAGGTGCTTCTGAAGCCCGATGAACTGGCGATCGATGTGTCCTATGTCGACGGGCCGTTCCGCTACCTCGACAACAGGTGGCGCTTCGAGGACCGGCTTGGAGGCGGTTCGAACGTGCATTTCTGCATTGACTACGAATTCCGGAACCGGGCATTGGGCATGCTGATGGGGGCCATGTTCGACAAGGCCTTTCACATGTTTTCGCAGGCGTTCAGGAACCGGGCTGTGGCGATCTACGGCGATCCCGAGCGCACGGTAGCGAATGCCTAG
- the lipA gene encoding lipoyl synthase, with product MVTVLDTIEGQKRPRHPEKAHRPDQPVQMRKPEWIRVKAPTSRGYSDTREIVKSHNLVTVCEEAGCPNIGECWEKKHATFMIMGEICTRACAFCNVATGKPAPLDPEEPENVANAVKTMGLQHVVITSVDRDDLDDGGARHFVEVIEAIRTHAPGTTIEILTPDFLRKEGALEKVVAAKPDVFNHNLETVPSNYLTVRPGARYFHSIRLLQRVKEIDPTIFTKSGIMVGLGEERNEVLQLMDDLRSADVDFLTIGQYLQPTKKHHPVVRFVPPEEFKSYETIAYSKGFLMVSASPLTRSSHHAGDDFARLKAAREAKTRAA from the coding sequence ATGGTCACAGTGCTCGACACGATTGAAGGCCAAAAGCGGCCGAGGCACCCGGAAAAGGCGCATCGCCCCGATCAGCCGGTGCAGATGCGCAAGCCGGAATGGATTCGGGTCAAGGCCCCGACGTCGCGCGGCTATTCCGATACGCGGGAGATCGTCAAGTCGCACAACCTCGTGACGGTGTGCGAGGAAGCGGGTTGCCCGAATATCGGTGAGTGCTGGGAAAAGAAGCACGCGACGTTCATGATCATGGGCGAGATCTGTACGCGGGCCTGTGCCTTCTGCAATGTCGCCACAGGCAAGCCCGCGCCGCTGGATCCCGAAGAGCCGGAAAATGTCGCGAACGCGGTCAAGACGATGGGACTGCAACACGTCGTCATTACCTCGGTCGATCGGGATGATCTGGACGATGGCGGCGCCCGGCATTTCGTGGAGGTTATCGAGGCGATCCGGACGCATGCGCCGGGTACAACTATCGAGATCCTGACGCCTGACTTCCTGCGCAAGGAAGGCGCGCTGGAAAAGGTCGTGGCCGCGAAGCCGGACGTGTTCAACCACAACCTGGAAACGGTGCCGTCGAACTACCTGACGGTGCGACCGGGCGCGCGCTACTTCCATTCGATCCGGCTGCTGCAGCGGGTCAAGGAAATCGATCCGACGATCTTCACAAAGTCCGGCATCATGGTCGGTCTCGGCGAGGAGCGGAACGAGGTGCTGCAATTGATGGACGACCTGCGTTCGGCGGATGTCGACTTCCTGACCATAGGACAGTATCTGCAGCCGACGAAGAAACATCATCCGGTTGTTCGGTTCGTGCCGCCGGAGGAGTTCAAGTCGTACGAGACAATCGCATATTCGAAGGGCTTCCTGATGGTGTCGGCCAGCCCGCTGACGCGGTCGTCGCATCATGCAGGCGATGATTTTGCAAGGCTGAAAGCCGCGCGCGAAGCGAAGACTCGCGCGGCCTGA
- the lpdA gene encoding dihydrolipoyl dehydrogenase, with product MSNAYDVIIIGSGPGGYVAAIRSAQLGLKTAIVEREHLGGICLNWGCIPTKALLRSAEVMDYANHATNYGLKVDGTVRADVKAVVDRSRGVSARLNGGVGFLMKKNKIDVIWGEARLAGKGKVVVGKSSKKPMEPQNPVPKGVKGEGEYTAKHIIVATGARPRTLPGIEPDGKLIWTYFEAMVPEEMPKKLVVMGSGAIGIEFASFYNSMGVDVTVVELMPQIMPVEDAEISGIARKQLEKHGLKIITEAKVTKVDKKANSIVAHVETKDGKTQAIEADRLISAVGVQGNIENIGLEAIGVKTDRGCVEVDGYGRTNVDGIYAIGDVAGPPMLAHKAEHEGVICVEKIAGVPGVHPLDKSVIPGCTYCHPQVASVGLTEAKAKEAGYDIRVGRFQFGANGKAIALGEDQGLVKTIFDKKTGQLLGAHMVGAEVTELIQGFVVAMNLETTEEELMHTVFPHPTLSEMMKESVLDAYGRVLNA from the coding sequence ATGTCGAACGCTTACGACGTCATCATCATCGGCTCCGGGCCTGGAGGCTATGTCGCTGCCATCCGGTCCGCCCAACTCGGGCTCAAGACCGCAATTGTCGAGCGCGAACATCTCGGTGGCATATGCCTCAATTGGGGCTGCATTCCCACCAAGGCGCTGCTTCGCTCCGCCGAGGTGATGGACTATGCCAACCATGCCACGAATTACGGTCTCAAGGTCGACGGTACCGTCCGAGCCGACGTTAAGGCGGTAGTTGACCGTTCGCGCGGTGTATCGGCGCGCCTGAATGGCGGTGTCGGCTTCCTGATGAAGAAAAACAAGATCGATGTCATCTGGGGAGAGGCCAGGCTTGCCGGCAAGGGCAAGGTCGTGGTCGGCAAGTCGTCCAAGAAGCCCATGGAACCGCAGAACCCGGTGCCGAAGGGCGTCAAGGGCGAGGGCGAGTACACTGCCAAGCACATCATCGTTGCCACCGGCGCGCGGCCGCGGACGCTGCCCGGTATCGAGCCGGACGGCAAGCTGATCTGGACTTATTTCGAGGCCATGGTTCCCGAGGAAATGCCGAAAAAGCTTGTCGTCATGGGCTCGGGTGCCATCGGTATCGAGTTCGCCTCGTTCTATAATTCGATGGGCGTCGACGTGACGGTTGTCGAGCTGATGCCGCAGATCATGCCGGTGGAAGACGCGGAGATTTCCGGCATCGCCCGCAAGCAGCTGGAAAAGCACGGGCTGAAGATCATCACCGAGGCAAAGGTGACGAAGGTCGACAAGAAGGCGAATTCGATCGTTGCACATGTCGAGACCAAGGATGGAAAGACACAGGCCATCGAGGCTGACCGGCTGATTTCGGCCGTTGGTGTCCAGGGCAATATCGAGAATATCGGACTTGAGGCCATCGGCGTGAAGACAGACCGCGGTTGCGTCGAGGTCGATGGCTACGGCCGGACAAATGTCGATGGCATATATGCCATCGGCGACGTCGCGGGCCCGCCGATGCTGGCGCACAAGGCAGAGCATGAGGGGGTGATCTGCGTGGAGAAGATTGCTGGCGTGCCGGGAGTGCACCCGCTGGACAAGTCGGTAATCCCGGGATGCACCTATTGTCACCCGCAGGTGGCATCGGTCGGTCTGACGGAAGCGAAGGCCAAGGAAGCCGGATACGATATTCGCGTCGGTCGCTTCCAGTTCGGCGCAAATGGCAAGGCTATCGCTCTTGGCGAGGATCAGGGCTTGGTGAAGACAATCTTCGACAAGAAGACGGGGCAGCTGCTGGGCGCCCACATGGTCGGCGCTGAAGTGACGGAACTGATACAGGGATTCGTCGTCGCGATGAACCTTGAGACCACCGAGGAAGAGTTGATGCACACGGTCTTCCCCCATCCGACGCTTTCAGAAATGATGAAGGAAAGCGTGCTCGATGCCTATGGGCGCGTGTTGAACGCGTAG
- a CDS encoding YdcH family protein, translating into MTHVPHELAEEFPEFVTQLHHLRETDGHFYRISNEYHELNRAIHRAETNVEPCDDARMNEMRKRRMALKDEIYGMLVKPEPAPEIGD; encoded by the coding sequence ATGACCCATGTCCCGCACGAACTGGCAGAGGAATTTCCCGAATTCGTGACCCAGCTCCATCACCTGCGGGAGACGGATGGTCACTTCTACCGGATATCGAATGAGTATCACGAGCTTAACCGGGCCATTCATCGTGCCGAGACCAATGTCGAGCCATGTGACGATGCGCGCATGAACGAAATGCGCAAGAGGCGCATGGCTTTGAAGGATGAAATCTACGGGATGCTGGTAAAGCCGGAGCCCGCCCCTGAAATCGGCGACTAG
- a CDS encoding SGNH/GDSL hydrolase family protein, which yields MKTVLAFGDSLTWGYDPAGPGRHAREDRWPVALADALGGRVEVVSEGLNGRTTAFDDHLGEADRNGARLLPTLLATHKPLDLVIIMLGTNDLKPSVHGQAIAAKQGIARLVSIIRHHDWSLDAGVPEVLIVAPPPLCETNNPDFAAMFAGKIEESHMLGSMYADLADDLECGFYDAASVAKTSPLDGIHLDAANSKAIGKALAPVVSLMLGL from the coding sequence ATGAAGACGGTCCTTGCCTTTGGCGACTCCCTGACCTGGGGCTACGATCCGGCGGGACCGGGCCGGCATGCCCGCGAGGATCGGTGGCCGGTTGCGCTCGCCGATGCGCTGGGCGGCCGGGTAGAGGTTGTTTCGGAAGGCCTCAATGGCCGGACCACTGCGTTCGACGATCATCTGGGCGAAGCGGACCGCAACGGTGCGCGGCTGCTACCGACTTTGCTGGCGACGCACAAGCCGCTCGACCTCGTCATCATCATGCTCGGAACGAACGACCTGAAACCTTCCGTGCACGGCCAGGCGATAGCGGCGAAGCAAGGGATAGCGCGGCTCGTCAGCATCATTCGGCATCACGACTGGTCGCTCGATGCGGGCGTACCGGAGGTGCTGATCGTTGCGCCGCCGCCGCTCTGCGAGACCAACAATCCCGACTTCGCCGCGATGTTTGCCGGAAAGATCGAGGAGTCGCACATGCTCGGATCCATGTATGCCGACCTGGCGGATGATCTGGAGTGCGGCTTCTATGACGCGGCATCTGTAGCGAAGACGTCGCCGCTTGACGGGATACATCTCGATGCGGCGAACTCCAAGGCGATCGGCAAGGCACTGGCGCCGGTCGTCTCTCTGATGCTCGGATTGTAG
- a CDS encoding pyruvate dehydrogenase complex dihydrolipoamide acetyltransferase: MPINITMPALSPTMEEGNLAKWLVKEGDSVSAGDVIAEIETDKATMEVEAVDEGTVAKIVVPEGTEGVKVNALIAVLAAEGEDASEAAATAGSAAATPSMEEPKAAPVSASGGEQAPSSGQHKAAPAPTVPDDMKAGPVPTKDGRKVFASPLARRIARAEGIDITAITGSGPRGRIVRRDVEAAIAGGAQAAPAAGAAVDKTASAPVASAPSSEAVLNLFEEGSYELVKHDGMRKTIARRLQEAKQTIPHFYVSVDCELDALLKLRTELNSAAPRRDDRPAYKLSVNDMVIKALALALRDVPDANVSWTDEAMVKHKHVDVGVAVSIPGGLITPIIRNAELKTLSAISNEMRDLGKRAKERKLQPQEYQGGTTAVSNMGMMGVKNFSAVVNPPHATILAVGAGEQRPVVKDGALTIAQVMTVTLSTDHRCVDGALGAELLAAFKGYIENPMSLLV; encoded by the coding sequence ATGCCGATCAACATCACCATGCCCGCGCTTTCCCCGACCATGGAGGAAGGCAATCTTGCCAAGTGGCTGGTCAAGGAAGGCGACAGCGTTTCGGCCGGCGACGTGATTGCCGAAATCGAAACCGACAAGGCGACAATGGAAGTCGAAGCGGTGGATGAAGGTACTGTCGCCAAGATCGTCGTCCCGGAAGGCACGGAAGGCGTGAAGGTCAATGCCTTGATCGCTGTCCTGGCCGCGGAGGGCGAGGACGCGAGCGAGGCTGCTGCTACCGCCGGATCGGCGGCAGCGACGCCTTCCATGGAAGAGCCGAAGGCCGCTCCCGTGTCTGCCAGCGGGGGGGAACAGGCGCCGTCGTCCGGACAGCACAAGGCTGCCCCGGCTCCGACCGTACCCGACGATATGAAGGCAGGTCCGGTGCCGACGAAGGATGGTCGAAAGGTGTTCGCATCTCCGCTCGCCCGGCGTATAGCGAGGGCGGAAGGCATCGATATTACCGCGATCACCGGAAGCGGGCCGCGTGGCCGCATTGTCAGGCGCGACGTTGAAGCCGCGATTGCCGGCGGCGCCCAGGCTGCTCCGGCTGCCGGGGCTGCTGTCGACAAGACAGCGTCCGCTCCCGTTGCGTCGGCGCCGTCCAGCGAAGCCGTATTGAATCTGTTCGAGGAGGGTTCCTACGAACTGGTCAAGCATGACGGCATGCGCAAGACGATTGCCCGCAGGCTCCAGGAGGCCAAGCAGACGATCCCGCATTTCTACGTATCGGTCGACTGCGAACTGGATGCACTTCTCAAGCTTCGCACCGAACTAAATTCGGCTGCACCGCGCAGGGATGACAGGCCCGCATACAAGCTGTCCGTCAACGACATGGTGATCAAGGCGCTGGCTCTCGCGCTGCGCGACGTGCCCGACGCGAACGTGTCGTGGACTGACGAAGCAATGGTCAAACACAAGCATGTGGATGTGGGTGTTGCCGTCTCCATTCCGGGCGGCCTCATTACGCCGATCATCCGCAACGCCGAGCTCAAGACGCTTTCCGCAATCTCCAACGAGATGCGCGACCTCGGCAAGCGGGCCAAGGAGCGGAAGCTCCAGCCGCAGGAATACCAAGGCGGCACGACGGCGGTTTCCAACATGGGCATGATGGGCGTGAAAAACTTCTCGGCCGTCGTCAACCCGCCGCATGCAACCATCCTCGCTGTCGGCGCGGGCGAGCAGCGGCCTGTCGTGAAAGACGGTGCACTGACGATCGCGCAGGTGATGACCGTGACCTTGTCGACTGACCACCGCTGCGTCGACGGGGCGCTCGGCGCCGAATTGCTCGCGGCCTTCAAGGGATACATCGAGAACCCGATGAGCCTGCTGGTTTGA
- a CDS encoding pyruvate dehydrogenase complex E1 component subunit beta — MPIEILMPALSPTMEEGNLAKWLKKEGDSVAAGDVIAEIETDKATMEVEAVDEGVIGKILVDEGAEGVKVNTPIAVLLQDGESADDIGKAGAPAAVPDVTDTAEPASAPVPAAPKQDAVASDPDIPEGTEMVATTVREALRDAMAEEMRKDESVFVMGEEVAEYQGAYKVTQGLLDEFGPKRVVDTPITEHGFAGIGVGAAMSGLRPIVEFMTFNFAMQAIDQIINSAAKTLYMSGGQMGAPMVFRGPNGAAARVAAQHSQDYAAWYSHIPGLKVIQPYTAADAKGLLKAAIRDPNPVIFLENEILYGQTFDVPKLDDFVLPIGKARIHRSGADCTIVSFGIGMTYAVKAAEELAGAGIDCEVIDLRTLRPMDLPTVVESVKKTGRLVTVEEGFPQSSVGDFIANQVQRQAFDYLDAPVISVTGKDVPMPYAANLEKLALPNVGEVVDAVKAVTYAG, encoded by the coding sequence ATGCCGATCGAAATTCTGATGCCCGCGCTCTCCCCGACCATGGAGGAGGGCAATCTGGCCAAGTGGCTGAAAAAGGAAGGTGACAGCGTCGCGGCCGGCGACGTGATTGCCGAGATCGAGACCGACAAGGCGACCATGGAAGTCGAGGCCGTCGATGAAGGCGTCATTGGCAAGATCCTCGTCGACGAGGGAGCCGAAGGCGTGAAGGTGAATACGCCGATTGCCGTGCTTCTGCAGGATGGGGAAAGCGCGGACGACATAGGAAAAGCCGGGGCGCCTGCCGCGGTTCCCGATGTGACGGATACGGCGGAACCCGCTTCTGCACCTGTTCCGGCGGCTCCGAAGCAAGATGCCGTTGCATCCGACCCGGACATTCCGGAAGGCACAGAGATGGTTGCGACCACTGTGCGCGAGGCGTTGCGTGACGCGATGGCCGAGGAAATGCGCAAGGACGAGAGCGTATTCGTCATGGGCGAGGAGGTCGCGGAATACCAAGGCGCCTACAAGGTTACCCAGGGGCTGCTGGACGAGTTCGGGCCGAAACGCGTTGTCGACACGCCGATCACCGAGCACGGATTTGCGGGTATCGGCGTCGGTGCCGCCATGAGCGGCCTACGGCCGATCGTCGAGTTCATGACCTTCAATTTCGCCATGCAGGCGATCGACCAGATCATTAATTCGGCGGCCAAGACGCTGTACATGTCCGGCGGGCAGATGGGTGCGCCGATGGTGTTCCGCGGCCCTAACGGTGCGGCGGCGCGCGTCGCCGCCCAGCACAGCCAGGACTACGCTGCCTGGTACAGCCACATTCCGGGACTGAAGGTGATCCAGCCTTATACAGCGGCAGATGCCAAGGGACTTCTCAAGGCAGCAATCCGCGATCCGAATCCGGTGATCTTCCTGGAAAACGAGATTCTTTACGGCCAGACGTTCGACGTGCCAAAGCTGGACGATTTCGTGCTTCCGATCGGCAAGGCTCGCATTCACCGGTCCGGTGCCGACTGCACGATCGTTTCCTTCGGCATCGGCATGACCTATGCCGTAAAGGCGGCCGAGGAACTGGCCGGCGCCGGTATCGACTGCGAGGTCATTGACCTGCGCACGCTTCGGCCGATGGATCTGCCGACGGTTGTCGAGAGCGTGAAGAAGACGGGCCGCCTGGTAACCGTCGAGGAAGGGTTCCCGCAAAGCTCGGTGGGCGACTTCATAGCCAACCAGGTTCAGCGGCAGGCCTTCGACTATTTGGATGCGCCAGTGATTTCGGTTACCGGCAAGGATGTGCCGATGCCTTATGCGGCAAATCTCGAGAAGCTGGCGCTGCCGAATGTCGGCGAGGTCGTCGACGCGGTGAAAGCCGTCACCTACGCGGGCTGA
- the pdhA gene encoding pyruvate dehydrogenase (acetyl-transferring) E1 component subunit alpha, translating into MATRAKKASASSGRGKSSTNLKAPPPAEFSKEEELFAYREMLLIRRFEEKAGQLYGMGFIGGFCHLYIGQEAVVTGMQMAATDVDQVITGYRDHGHMLATGMEARGVMAELTGRRGGYSKGKGGSMHMFSKEKNFYGGHGIVGAQVSLGTGLAFANRYRENGAVSVTYFGDGAANQGQVYESFNMAALWKLPIVYVIENNRYAMGTAVSRASAQTDFSQRGASFLIPGFQVDGMDVRAVKSAAEFALDYARSGKGPIILEMQTYRYRGHSMSDPAKYRSKDEVQRMRSEHDPIEQIKARMIELGHADEAELKAIDKDVRAVVSDAADFAQNDPEPDPSELYTDILL; encoded by the coding sequence ATGGCGACGCGTGCCAAGAAAGCATCCGCCTCATCGGGGCGGGGCAAATCTTCCACAAATCTGAAAGCGCCGCCTCCGGCCGAATTCAGCAAAGAAGAAGAGCTCTTTGCCTATCGTGAAATGCTGCTGATACGCCGGTTCGAGGAAAAGGCGGGTCAGCTCTACGGAATGGGCTTCATCGGCGGGTTCTGTCACCTTTATATCGGACAGGAAGCAGTCGTCACCGGCATGCAGATGGCGGCGACGGATGTCGACCAGGTGATTACCGGCTATCGCGATCACGGTCACATGCTTGCCACCGGAATGGAAGCGCGGGGCGTCATGGCCGAGCTGACCGGCCGCCGCGGCGGCTATTCCAAGGGCAAGGGCGGCTCAATGCACATGTTCTCCAAGGAGAAGAACTTCTATGGGGGGCACGGTATCGTTGGGGCGCAGGTTTCACTTGGTACCGGTCTGGCTTTCGCGAACAGGTATCGCGAGAACGGTGCTGTATCGGTGACCTATTTTGGAGATGGTGCTGCAAACCAGGGGCAGGTCTACGAAAGCTTCAACATGGCTGCGTTGTGGAAGCTCCCGATCGTGTACGTGATCGAAAACAACCGCTATGCCATGGGGACAGCGGTAAGCCGTGCTTCGGCGCAAACGGACTTTTCGCAGCGCGGGGCCTCGTTCCTCATACCCGGTTTTCAGGTCGACGGAATGGATGTGCGCGCTGTCAAGTCGGCGGCGGAATTCGCGCTGGACTACGCGCGTTCCGGCAAGGGGCCGATCATCCTGGAGATGCAGACCTATCGCTATCGCGGCCATTCCATGTCTGACCCCGCGAAATACCGCTCCAAGGACGAGGTTCAAAGGATGCGATCGGAGCACGATCCGATCGAGCAAATCAAGGCGAGGATGATCGAACTCGGTCATGCGGACGAAGCCGAATTGAAGGCCATCGACAAGGACGTGCGCGCGGTTGTCTCCGATGCGGCGGATTTCGCCCAGAACGATCCCGAACCGGATCCGTCCGAACTCTACACCGACATTCTGCTCTGA
- a CDS encoding FtsB family cell division protein, translating to MWTRQRRRSPYRHLVLPVFTFCVLAYFGHHALTGKYGLASKREYERRIEVLKVELASLEERRQQLDKRTAMLRDGSLERDMIDEQARRLLGVTRANEIVILHGFQN from the coding sequence ATGTGGACCCGTCAACGCCGCCGCTCTCCCTATCGCCATCTTGTGCTTCCGGTCTTTACGTTTTGCGTTCTGGCCTATTTCGGGCATCATGCGTTGACCGGGAAGTATGGTCTCGCCTCAAAGCGGGAATACGAGAGGCGGATCGAAGTCCTGAAAGTGGAACTTGCGTCGCTGGAGGAGCGTCGCCAGCAATTGGACAAGCGTACCGCGATGCTGCGTGACGGCTCGCTCGAGCGCGACATGATTGATGAGCAGGCGCGGCGACTGCTCGGAGTTACTCGCGCAAACGAGATCGTGATTCTGCACGGATTCCAGAATTAA